GGAACTCGCAAAATCGAAAAGGCTTGTTTCAGCTCCTCGGGTTTAACTCCCGGCGCAAGGATGTCTTCAGTCAGGTTGTTCAAACTAGCAATCAGGTGGCCGCCAGCGGACGCTCCTTTGACTCCGATTTTGCTACGTTCAATTTTCCATTGCTCTGCATTTCTGTGGAGGGTCGCTAACGCTTGTTGAGCATCGATAAGCGGCACATTATGTGGCTGTTCAACAATTCGGCCGTCCGGAAGGCGATATTTGAGAACTGCGACCGCGGTAAACCCCATATCAAGAAACAACTCGGCCCACTCTGCTCCGCGTCTTTTACCGATCGCGATTTTGGCATACCCACCACCCGGCGCGTACAACAATGCTGGCCCTGGTTTATCGGCGTTGGCCTTGCGATAGAGGTAGATAATTGGTTCTGAAATTTGCGTGAAGCGCTTGTCTTCTTCATCAAGCTGTTCGGTCAACTCAATGTTTGGCTTGTTCAATGGCACCGTACCTTGTTGCCAAATTTTAATTTCTTCTTTGACATAGTTCTGCGCATTCGAATGGCTGGACAACATTGCGAGGATTAGCAGTAACATTATCTGGCGCATAATTTTCTCAACGATACAAACACGGCAAGTGAAACGTAATCCTAACATTTATAAAACTGCGTTTCAATTTTCATTATTGTACTTTAATTTGCTACAAGGAAGCTCATTGTTAGGCCGTCAACGCCTCAACAATCCAAAGCTGCCCGCACGCCAGCATTGACTTTGTTCCACTCGAGACATCGCTAAAAAATAGAACGTTCATCGACTTCGGCAAGGGCCACGGGCGAAGAGAACTCCATCGGCATCGACCCAGTAGTCTTGGCTCGTATCAACAGCTTTCTATTCGGGCAAAGCCCCGAGCAAACGATCACCAAGTCCCTAGGAGATGATTTAAGGACGAAAACAAAAAAGGAAAACGTGATTTACATTCACACTCTCCTTCAGATTGTTCGTCTTTAGTTATTGACTAGTTTTGCAAGATTTTTCGAGTCTTAACTGGGTACCATTGGCTCAGTTTATCCGTCAGGCGTTGCACTATCTCGGGATGTTGCGCAGCAACATCGTTCTGCTCATGCTCGTCGATTCCAATGTTGTAAAGACGCGGCGCCACCAAAAGTCATTGTGATACTTCTGATAGCTTACATTTTTGCCGTCGTAACTCACGATGAGTTTCCAATCACCTTCGATGACCCAGCGATACAGCAAAGTTGACTCTGGAACGTTCAAATCATCCATATCATGGGCAAATCCTTCACCGAAAATCGTATCTCGTTCAATTGGCGTTTCACTCACCATTTGCTGATACAAGTTTTCGCCCGGTAATTCCTCAGGTACTTCGACACCCGCGGCAGCCAAAATAGTCGGTACTATATCAATACTGCTGGTTAGCTCTGCGCGCATTTGCGGCACAAATTTACTTGGTAACGAATACATGATTGGCGTTCTGACACCGCTTTCGTTTGGACTTTGCTTCGACTTTGGCAAAAATCGCTCGGCCATCGTTGGGTTTGTCACCCAACCGTTGTCAGAAACATAAACAATCAAGGTGTTCTCTTTGAGACCTTTTTGTTCTAGATAATCAAAAAGTTGGCCATTGGTTTCGTCAAACCACTCGATCATTGCATAGTATTTGGCAATGGATTCAGGGCGAGACGGATCTTGATACTTCTTCAATAAACGCTCTGGCGGCGTGTGAGGCGTATGAGGCATGAACGGCGCATACTACACAAAGAAGGGTTGATTTGATGGGCTTGGAGCCCCATAGCGAGGGAATAACTTAATCAAGTCTTCAAAACGATTCATGTCAATATCGCCGCTTGCCTTAGCCAGAAACATGATTTCATTGATGATGCGGCAAATACGCTTCAACGTATCTCGCTTTTTTGCTTTTGCCAATGGTGTCAGCGCTTTTACAACATGGACGGGC
The DNA window shown above is from Echinimonas agarilytica and carries:
- a CDS encoding alpha/beta hydrolase; translation: MRQIMLLLILAMLSSHSNAQNYVKEEIKIWQQGTVPLNKPNIELTEQLDEEDKRFTQISEPIIYLYRKANADKPGPALLYAPGGGYAKIAIGKRRGAEWAELFLDMGFTAVAVLKYRLPDGRIVEQPHNVPLIDAQQALATLHRNAEQWKIERSKIGVKGASAGGHLIASLNNLTEDILAPGVKPEELKQAFSILRVPVITFNPPYRHKGSYKRLLGDLSNNQDLLDYFSMENQVTSSTPPTFLVYATEDKSVPYENSEIYVSALKKNGVDFKAVELKKVGHGFGLNRSRVDKDWVPELKIWVSSVLADKQ
- a CDS encoding sulfatase-like hydrolase/transferase produces the protein MPHTPHTPPERLLKKYQDPSRPESIAKYYAMIEWFDETNGQLFDYLEQKGLKENTLIVYVSDNGWVTNPTMAERFLPKSKQSPNESGVRTPIMYSLPSKFVPQMRAELTSSIDIVPTILAAAGVEVPEELPGENLYQQMVSETPIERDTIFGEGFAHDMDDLNVPESTLLYRWVIEGDWKLIVSYDGKNVSYQKYHNDFWWRRVFTTLESTSMSRTMLLRNIPR